A genome region from Fusarium musae strain F31 chromosome 5, whole genome shotgun sequence includes the following:
- a CDS encoding hypothetical protein (EggNog:ENOG41), with translation MDITKMSKMGWSPFLQAMNSTAQPLNSSSSFPGIMDTFLVSAGQASPLLQLFLFVYRFVGAQLGLDPSMLLTLLGCIWGLSKLFDQVYAALDNFIHTYFRCTIYVSENDQIYSTLMQFLSEQQDIASNRHLTAQTVFKSAWDEEEDQADVLATNTVEDGEDSPKYLNFASDAARCNPRYVPAMGTTGFWHDRTYFRVNRKRESLQSTNGWGGTKDVEELKISCFGRSIDPIKQLLADAKTAYFLDTRHKTTIYRPRIKESRRDAWSMWQQVARRPIRPMRTVILEHEEKHDVLRDINEYLHPGTPKWYASRGIPLRRGYLFHGPPGTGKTSFSFALAGVFGIDIYVISLQDPTVSEEDLAVLFTRLPRRCVVLLEDIDTAGLRRPNGEEDEEEENEDVAGEKSSDAKGKKPEKAEKKEKKKSKKSKDSSDSDTDSSEEDRKRRRKRRRNRRDRENTSNRGTNNILTVESISLSGLLNAIDGVASHEGRILIMTTNKPESLDEALIRPGRVDVQVGFKNATGAQASELFYRMYEMSRNKPVPMSKTKPAAPKAQNGSIHSLVDNKGKETTLSIEELKEISQEFGQLIPEGMFSPAEIQGFLLKRKKSPRKALEDASGWIEATVKQKELKSKVVTVQ, from the exons AtggacatcaccaagatgaGCAAGATGGGCTGGTCTCCTTTTCTCCAAGCCATGAACAGCACCGCCCAACCACTaaactcttcctcatcattccCTGGAATAATGGACACTTTTCTTGTATCCGCAGGCCAAGCTTCGCCTCTGCTCCAGCTCTTCCTATTCGTCTACCGCTTCGTGGGCGCTCAGTTGGGCCTTGACCCATCTATGCTCCTCACCCTTCTCGGTTGTATCTGGGGCCTGTCTAAACTCTTCGATCAAGTGTATGCAGCGCTCGATAACTTCATTCACACTTACTTTAGGTGTACCATATACGTCAGCGAGAATGATCAGATCTATTCTACGCTCATGCAGTTCCTGTCGGAGCAGCAGGACATTGCGTCTAATCGCCATCTCACAGCCCAGACTGTCTTTAAGAGTGCCtgggatgaggaagaagaccaagCAGATGTATTAGCCACTAATACTGTCGAAGACGGTGAAGATTCGCCTAAGTATCTCAACTTTGCCAGCGACGCAGCTAGATGT AATCCACGATACGTCCCAGCCATGGGCACCACAGGATTTTGGCATGACAGGACCTACTTTCGGGTCAACCGGAAGAGAGAGTCTCTGCAAAGTACCAACGGTTGGGGAGGGaccaaggatgttgaggagctcaagatATCTTGCTTCGGCAGGTCTATTG ACCCTATCAAGCAACTTCTTGCAGATGCCAAAACAGCCTATTTCCTCGATACTCGCCACAAGACCACCATCTACCGCCCCAGAATAAAAGAAAGTCGCCGTGATGCTTGGAGCATGTGGCAGCAAGTTGCCAGGCGACCTATCAGACCAATGAGAACTGTGATTCTCGAGCATGAAGAGAAGCACGATGTTTTGCGAGACATCAACGAGTATTTGCACCCCGGAACTCCTAAGTGGTATGCTTCTCGAGGTATTCCTCTCCGCCGTGGTTATCTCTTTCACGGGCCACCCGGTACTGGCAAGACAAGTTTTTCGTTTGCATTGGCTGGCGTTTTCGGTATCGACATCTATGTCATcagtcttcaagatcctACCGTCAGCGAAGAGGATCTGGCTGTTTTGTTCACCAGACTTCCTCGCCGATGTGTTGTCCTTTTGGAGGACATCGACACTGCTGGTCTTCGTCGTCCCAACggtgaagaagacgaagaggaggagaatgaagACGTTGCCGGAGAAAAGAGCAGCGATGCGAAAGGAAAAAAGCCAGAAAAGgcggagaagaaagaaaagaagaaatccaaAAAGTCCAAAGACTCTTCCGACAGCGATACCGACAGCTCTGAGGAGGACAGAAAGAGACGCAGAAAGCGAAGACGAAacagaagagacagagagaatACTAGCAACAGGGGTACTAATAACATCTTGACTGTGGAAAGTATTTCACTTTCTGGACTTCTCAACGccattgatggtgttgcttCGCACGAAGGTcgcatcctcatcatgacaaccaACAAGCCCGAGTCCCTCGACGAGGCTCTCATTCGACCGGGCCGAGTCGATGTGCAAGTTGGTTTCAAGAACGCAACCGGCGCACAGGCATCGGAACTCTTCTACCGGATGTACGAGATGTCGCGTAACAAGCCAGTCCCCATGTCCAAGACCAAACCTGCTGCACCCAAGGCACAGAATGGCAGCATCCACAGTCTCGTGGATaacaaaggaaaagagacgACTCTGTCGATCGAAGAACTCAAGGAGATCTCGCAGGAGTTTGGACAACTCATCCCTGAGGGCATGTTCTCGCCTGCAGAGATTCAAGGGTTCTTGCTCAAGCGCAAGAAGAGTCCCCGAAAGGCACTTGAGGATGCCTCTGGCTGGATTGAGGCTACTGTTAAACAGAAAGAGCTCAAATCCAAGGTCGTTACCGTCCAGTAG
- a CDS encoding hypothetical protein (EggNog:ENOG41) translates to MATPELAIAKATLSATLFRADPTSLSRPEVETFFPILTDALAKCSRPNVQKCKVWIIDKIAPSAARTTALAKYFNALSKSLQDDGSRPSLKRRRLHLLYVLNDVLYHAVTRNDDFKFATAWEPVLPGMIASAAAFDNCPKHKQKIADLIRLWEDQQYVNSSFAKKLEDALTSGVAPQTAQEAQASNVTLKLAKDAPYTLPSFHGDNTVPWYDLPATTWLPHLTPNSTKPMFPDQIRPIQLAAGPADKVLVNAVQDLLGEVERMFSKEQKWNDEPGNDLNELGERVVLDEITGEVIGGDTYYGWSRQFCEKMKERKKDRKGPDRGRSRSRSRSYSRSRSRSSSRPAHKRRRASQDSRGRSLSRSRSRSYSPDNDRGAKRPRSPSYSRSRSRSRSRKARFERPGYSRSPSRSPPRFQDKDPQDRPHRPPPFPQQAPPAPFPPIPPPGDFPAPPPPPAGYQGPWPPPPPPPHMAQGWFPPNPAMMGQMMGGWNVPPPPPPPHNGYQGRGRGNGYRGRGRGGYDRGRGW, encoded by the exons ATGGCTACGCCAGAGCTGGCCATCGCAAAGGCCACCCTCTCTGCCACTCTCTTCCGCGCCGATCCAACATCTCTTAGCCGTCCAGAAGTCGAAACCTTCTTCCCAATCCTTACAGACGCCCTCGCCAAGTGCTCGCGCCCCAACGTCCAG AAATGCAAGGTTTGGATCATCGATAAAATTGCGCCCTCTGCCGCGCGCACGACTGCCCTGGCAAAATACTTCAACGCCCTATCCAAGAGTCTACAGGACGACGGCTCACGGCCGAGCCTTAAGCGACGGAGACTGCATCTTTTGTATGTTTTAAACGACGTGCTGTATCACGCCGTCACGAGAAACGATGACTTCAAGTTTGCGACAGCTTGGGAACCCGTTTTGCCTGGGATGATCGCAAGCGCCGCCGCGTTCGACAATTGCCCGAAACATAAGCAAAAGATCGCGGATCTTATTCGCCTGTGGGAGGACCAGCAATACGTCAATTCTAGTTTCGCCAAAAAGCTCGAAGATGCCCTCACTAGTGGTGTCGCTCCTCAAACGgcccaagaagcgcaagcatCCAATGTTACTCTTAAACTTGCAAAGGACGCGCCCTATACGCTCCCTTCTTTCCACGGAGATAACACGGTACCCTGGTACGATCTACCCGCAACAACATGGCTACCTCACCTGACTCCGAACTCAACAAAACCAATGTTTCCCGACCAGATTCGACCTATTCAACTCGCAGCTGGCCCTGCAGACAAGGTTCTTGTCAACGCTGTACAAGACCTCCTAGGAGAGGTTGAGCGCATGTTCTCGAAGGAGCAAAAGTGGAATGACGAACCCGGCAACGATCTAAATGAGTTGGGAGAACGAGTCGTTCTGGATGAAATTACAGGTGAGGTTATTGGAGGAGACACATACTACGGCTGGTCCCGGCAGTTTTGCGAGAAaatgaaagagagaaagaaggacaGAAAGGGGCCAGACAGGGGTCGTTCGCGCTCCAGATCTCGCAGCTATTCTCGCAGTCGATCACGAAGTTCTTCACGGCCCGCGCATAAGCGCcgaagagcttctcaagactccAGGGGTCGAAGTCTTTCCCGCAGCCGAAGCCGGTCATATAGCCCTGATAACGATCGCGGCGCAAAACGACCACGCAGTCCCAGCTATAGTCGCAGTCGAAGTCGGAGTCGAAGCCGTAAAGCACGATTTGAGCGCCCAGGGTACAGCAGATCACCATCGCGTTCACCTCCACGCTTTCAGGACAAGGACCCCCAAGATCGTCCACATCGCCCGCCCCCTTTCCCTCAACAGGCGCCTCCAGCACCTTTCCCTCCCATCCCACCACCAGGAGACTTCCctgctcctccgcctccccCAGCTGGCTACCAAGGTCCTTggccaccgccgccgccacctCCTCATATGGCTCAAGGCTGGTTCCCCCCTAAcccagccatgatgggccAGATGATGGGTGGCTGGAATGTTCCGCCCCCTCCACCTCCGCCGCACAACGGATACCAAGGAAGGGGGCGAGGAAACGGATATCGTGGTAGAGGGAGGGGTGGATATGATCGAGGTCGAGGGTGGTAA
- a CDS encoding hypothetical protein (EggNog:ENOG41~BUSCO:EOG09263ZW6) produces the protein MSPPSTSPSRQAHVYTCDSEPQSTTTTLEFFRLRAHTSPAKVIQKLRNAPATASQPIMSNHQPPNTVAPTPAPSGSKDPGLRYPSNGKNIYSRPLNRTKTAELSQASFAYLFGEMVTYAQRRVKGIQELEQRLNLQGHSIGLKLLDLLLFREPARTQTRPLSIIALLHFIKQNIWQHLFGRQADRLEKSANPETPDEYMIIDNEPLVNQYISVPKEMSQLNCAAYVAGIVEGVCDGADFPARVTAHTVAEGDMWPGKTVFLVKFRPEVLEREGFLGKN, from the exons ATGTCACCTCCCTCTACCTCACCCTCCAGACAAGCCCACGTTTACACGTGCGACAGCGAGCCTCAAAGCACGACAACCACGCTAGAATTCTTCCGCCTACGAGCTCATACGAGTCCTGCCAAAGTAATTCAGAAGCTGCGAAATGCTCCAGCGACAGCCTCACAGCCCATCATGAGCAACCACCAACCCCCCAACACCGTGGCGCCAACGCCTGCACCAAGTGGCAGCAAAGACCCTGGTCTGCGATACCCCAGCAATGGAAAGAATATCTACAGTCGCCCGTTGAATAGGACCAAGACGGCTGAGCTGAGCCAGGCGAGCTTTGCGTATCTGTTTGGCGAGATGGTGACGTATGCGCAGAGAAGGGTCAAGGGCATTCAGGAGCTTGAACAGCG ACTTAATCTCCAAGGCCACTCTATCGGCCTGAAACTcctcgatcttctcctcttccgcgAACCAGCGCGTACGCAGACTCGACCACTAAGCATCATTGCCCTCCTCCACTTCATAAAGCAAAATATCTGGCAGCACCTGTTCGGCCGTCAAGCAGACCGACTCGAGAAATCTGCCAACCCCGAGACACCAGACGAATACATGATCATCGATAACGAACCTCTCGTGAACCAATACATCAGCGTGCCCAAAGAAATGAGCCAGCTCAACTGCGCTGCCTACGTAGCCGGTATTGTGGAAGGTGTCTGTGACGGAGCTGATTTCCCAGCGAGAGTTACAGCGCACACGGTTGCAGAAGGTGATATGTGGCCTGGCAAGACGGTCTTTCTCGTCAAGTTTAGACCGGAGGTGTTGGAGAGGGAGGGATTCTTGGGGAAGAATTAA
- a CDS encoding hypothetical protein (EggNog:ENOG41) — protein MNKDSSFTFVHMHRPRDADLFEDFCKDKLPDDEIYVPPVHQPINPEDEDDVVPDQHAAFGIQRATQKSKEPAWKDLGLSELMNKGPSIGTGGKPKGSGSAMPR, from the coding sequence AATAAAGACTCATCCTTCACGTTCGTTCACATGCACCGCCCCCGCGACGCAGACCTCTTCGAGGACTTCTGCAAGGACAAGCTCCCCGATGACGAGATCTACGTTCCACCTGTCCACCAGCCCATCAACccggaagacgaagacgatgttGTCCCGGACCAACATGCCGCTTTTGGAATTCAGCGCGCTACGCAAAAGTCAAAGGAACCTGCCTGGAAGGACCTGGGTCTTTCGGAGCTCATGAACAAGGGTCCTAGTATTGGAACTGGTGGAAAGCCGAAGGGCTCTGGAAGTGCTATGCCGCGATGA
- the PPP2R5D gene encoding Serine/threonine-protein phosphatase 2A 56 kDa regulatory subunit delta isoform (EggNog:ENOG41~BUSCO:EOG09261T98): MKRFSQRVLSRGKDPNKSSKKNKDSKDGTASPSSRDSNQSPVLTPSSSTSTLNDPRNKPLPQNNAGHGGEHGSGSQPSNLSNVTQAGSTPDRFATGGASSPNGGSANSRLPPTVVISPTPGHVPPPGAAETMPHDLAPPKAGQKSLLIHRGIDNRDAIPEGLRTPKRQHSSRFDISAHRELEKLPGFHEVPPNRRQELFMQKIDQCNVIFDFNDASGDMKSKEIKRLALHELLDYVANNRQVITEPMYPKVVDMFAKNLFRPIPPPMNPQGEAFDPEEDEPVLEVAWPHIQVVYEFFLRFIESQDFNTNIAKAYIDHSFVLQLLELFDSEDPRERDFLKTTLHRIYGKFLNLRSFIRRSINNVFFQFTYETERFNGIAELLEILGSIINGFALPLKEEHKIFLTRVLLPLHKPKSLSMYHPQLAYCIVQFLEKDASLTEDVVLGLLRYWPKVNSTKEVMFLNEVEDIFEVMDPAEFAKVQEPLFHQLAKSVASPHFQVAERALYFWNNEYFCNLVSDNVEIILPIMFAPLYENSKGHWNRTIHGMVYNAMKLFMEINPQLFDDCSHDYTEQQNSAAAREALRERKWAALSEKANQQRESNGNGTAGAPAQNHVNPMPRVDEVDPQTEDNSKRLDSLKLQDGRPNLHERQESVGSTRSR; this comes from the exons ATGAAGCGCTTCAGTCAGAGAGTT CTCTCGCGTGGGAAAGATCCAAATAAGTCTTctaagaagaacaaggattCCAAGGATGGTACCGCGTCTCCCTCATCACGGGATTCCAATCAGTCACCCGTACTCACGCCGTCATCCTCCACGTCGACTTTGAACGATCCTAGAAACAAACCACTGCCACAGAACAATGCTGGACACGGAGGCGAACATGGTAGTGGCTCGCAGCCCTCCAATCTGTCCAATGTAACACAGGCCGGTAGCACCCCTGATCGCTTTGCAACTGGAGGTGCTTCGAGCCCCAACGGCGGAAGTGCCAACTCGAGACTTCCGCCAACTGTTGTCATCAGCCCAACACCAGGT CATGTCCCTCCCCCAGGAGCCGCCGAGACGATGCCACACGATTTGGCCCCTCCTAAGGCAGGACAAAAGTCGCTCTTGATCCATCGAGGAATAGATAATCGCGATGCGATTCCCGAGGGACTCAGAACCCCAAAGAGACAGCATTCCTCACGATTCGATATCTCCGCTCACCGcgagcttgagaagttgCCTGGATTCCATGAGGTCCCCCCTAACCGACGACAAGAACTCTTCATGCAAAAAATTGATCAGTGCAACGTCATTTTCGACTTTAACGATGCGAGTGGTGACATGAAgtccaaggagatcaagaggCTAGCTTTGCACGAGCTACTGGATTATGTCGCCAACAACAGACAAGTCATCACAGAACCCATGTACCCCAAGGTTGTTGACATGTTTGCCAAGAACTTGTTCCGTCCGATCCCTCCTCCAATGAACCCTCAAGGCGAGGCTTTTGATCCcgaagaggatgagcccGTTCTCGAGGTTGCTTGGCCGCATATCCAGGTCGTTTATGAGTTCTTCCTGCGCTTCATTGAGAGTCAGGatttcaacaccaacatcgccAAGGCCTACATTGACCATAGCTTTGtcctccagcttctcgagctctttGACTCAGAGGACCCCCGTGAGCGAGACTTCTTGAAGACCACCCTCCATCGCATTTACGGAAAATTCCTTAACCTACGATCATTTATTCGACGATCCATCAACAACGTCTTCTTCCAATTCACCTACGAAACCGAGCGATTCAACGGTATTGCCGAGTTGCTCGAGATTCTTGGCTCTATTATCAACGGATTTGCTCTTCCTCTGAAGGAGGAGCACAAAATCTTCTTGACCCGAGTGCTATTGCCGCTGCACAAGCCCAAGAGTCTGAGCATGTACCACCCTCAGCTAGCCTACTGTATTGTGCAATTCTTGGAGAAGGATGCTTCTCTTACAGAAGAT GTGGTTCTGGGATTACTCCGTTACTGGCCCAAGGTCAACAGCACAAAGGAGGTCATGTTCCTCAACGAAGTCGAAGATATCTTTGAGGTCATGGACCCTGCAGAATTTGCAAAGGTTCAAGAACCTCTGTTCCACCAGCTTGCCAAGTCTGTCGCCAGCCCTCATTTCCAGGTTGCCGAGCGAGCCCTGTACTTCTGGAACAACGAGTACTTCTGCAATCTTGTCAGCGACAATGTTGAGATCATTCTGCCCATTATGTTTGCTCCTCTCTACGAGAATTCAAAGGGCCACTGGAACAG AACGATCCACGGCATGGTTTATAATGCTATGAAGCTTTTCATGGAGATTAACCCACAGTTATTTGATGACTGCTCGCACGACTACACAGAACAGCAGAACAGCGCAGCAGCACGTGAAGCTCTTCGAGAGCGTAAATGGGCTGCTCTTAGCGAAAAGGCCAACCAACAGAGGGAAAGCAACGGCAATGGAACCGCCGGTGCCCCAGCACAAAACCATGTCAACCCCATGCCTCGCGTAGACGAAGTCGACCCACAAACCGAGGATAATTCGAAGCGCCTCGATTCGCTTAAGTTGCAAGACGGCCGACCCAATCTTCACGAGCGACAGGAATCTGTAGGATCTACTCGAAGCCGGTAA
- a CDS encoding hypothetical protein (EggNog:ENOG41) gives MNTVKSFWLGWGSLCVAGGGAYYFAKQQINADRQAKMEAHRKKRQMIQDLETTEGDGSPARTDSTGSPSQEASSDPAPTRHAPETESQRVGEKSKYESATVYRSPKGDRFS, from the exons ATGAACACT GTTAAATCTTTCTG gctgggctggggctCTCTTTGTGTCG CTGGTGGCGGTGCCTACTACTTCGCTAAGCAGCAGATCAACGCCGACCGACAGGCTAAGATGGAAGCCCACCGCAAGAAGAGACAGATGATTCAGGATTTGGAAACCACAGAGGGCGACGGAAGTCCTGCCCGCACCGATAGCACCGGCTCcccaagccaagaagcaagcaGCGACCCTGCCCCTACGAGACATGCACCCGAGACCGAGAGCCAGCGAGTTGGAGAGAAGAGCAAATACGAAAGTGCAACTGTATACCGAAGTCCGAAGGGAGATCGATTCTCCTAA
- a CDS encoding hypothetical protein (EggNog:ENOG41) has translation MASSTENTAGPRKIPIASPGPNSKPLPRPELTDEQKTKYEALLEQVKDITEIQCEKKADEEDKSGPITDHERSWLTRECLLRYLRATKWSVDDSAKRLKATLAWRREYGLEGFTPEYISPEQETGKQMIIGYDRQGRPCQYLNPARQNTDTSPRQLHHLFYMVERVTDLMPPGVEMLSLMINFKPSKERKNTSVPVSVAREVLHILQNHYPERLGKALIINVPWIVWGFFKIITPFIDPVTREKLKFNEDMKQYVPPEQLWSLDWGGDMDFEYDHETYWPALNELCRQKRDEKYRRWEAAGKEIGESEDYLAGGTDTSVKGFKFGEDAGVKDVQEKLAETKLEEQPVAA, from the exons ATGGCGAGCTCTACAGAAAACACAGCTGGTCCTCGAAAGATACCAATTGCCAGCCCAGGACCCAACAGCAAACCTCTCCCAAGGCCGGAATTGACAGATGAGCAAAAGACAAAGTATGAGGCTCTGCTAGAGCAGGTCAAGGATATCACCGAGATCCAATgcgagaagaaggccgatgaggaggacaaaTCAGGCCCCATCACTGATCACGAGCGCTCATGGCTCACCCGCGAGTGTCTCCTCCGTTATCTCCGGGCTACAAAGTGGTCAGTCGACGACTCTGCCAAGCGGCTCAAAGCAACTCTCGCATGGCGTCGGGAGTATGGTCTCGAGGGTTTCACGCCCGAGTACATCTCTCCTGAGCAGGAGACTGGAAAGCAGATGATCATCGGATATGATCGTCAGGGTCGGCCCTGTCAGTATCTTAACCCGGCGAGACAAAACACGGATACCAGTCCCCGACAGCTGCATCACTTGTTCTACATGGTCGAGCGGGTGACGGATCTCATGCCGCCAGGAGTGGAGATGCTGAGCCTCATGATCAATTTCAAGCCCAGCAAGGAGCGCAAGAACACGAGTGTGCCCGTATCTGTTGCGCGAGAGGTGTTGCATATTCTGCAGAACCACTATCCTGAGAGACTAGGCAAGGCTCTCATTATCAACG TGCCGTGGATCGTATGGGGTTTCTTCAAAATCATCACGCCCTTCATCGACCCCGTGACGcgcgagaagctcaagttcaacgaAGACATGAAGCAGTACGTTCCTCCTGAGCAGCTGTGGAGCCTCGACTGGGGCGGTGATATGGACTTTGAGTATGACCACGAGACATACTGGCCAGCGCTGAACGAGCTGTGCCGCCAGAAGCGTGATGAGAAGTACCGACGGTGGGAGGCAGCTGGCAAGGAGATTGGTGAGAGCGAGGATTACCTCGCGGGTGGAACGGATACCAGTGTCAAGGGATTCAAGTTTGGCGAGGATGCTGGTGTCAAGGATGTGCAGGAGAAGTTGGCGGAGACtaagcttgaggagcagcCTGTTGCGGCGTAG